A DNA window from Christiangramia salexigens contains the following coding sequences:
- a CDS encoding aminotransferase class I/II-fold pyridoxal phosphate-dependent enzyme — protein sequence MKYKPADSIQDLQYFGEFGGVNPSISDSSTYTFLSAKTMFDTFEGNAEGCYLYSRHSSPSNLYLGEALAAMEGTETANVAASGMGAITSALLQLCKSGDHIVCSRTVYGGTYAFLKNFAPGFGIETTFVDITKPKMVAEAINKNTKVIYCESVSNPLLEIADMEALSKISKKNNLKLVVDNTFSPLSISPAKLGADVVIHSLTKFINGSSDTVGGVVCGTKDFINELRNVNDGAAMLLGPTMDSLRAASILKNLRTLHIRMKQHSRNAMYIAEKFQQDGFKTVYPGLLSHPGHETFKRMMNEDYGFGGMLTVDLGSLDKANALMELMQERNLGYLAVSLGFYKTLFSAPGTSTSSEIPEEEQKEMGLSDGLIRFSIGLDNDIERTYSMMKSCMKEIGVLKSEMV from the coding sequence ATGAAATACAAACCGGCAGATTCAATTCAGGATCTACAGTACTTCGGAGAATTCGGAGGTGTAAACCCATCAATATCCGATTCGTCTACATACACCTTCTTATCGGCAAAAACCATGTTCGATACTTTTGAAGGGAATGCTGAAGGTTGCTATTTATATTCCCGCCACTCCTCTCCCTCTAATCTTTATTTAGGAGAAGCTCTGGCAGCAATGGAAGGAACAGAAACTGCGAATGTAGCGGCTTCGGGCATGGGAGCTATTACTTCTGCACTTTTACAACTCTGTAAATCTGGTGATCACATTGTTTGTAGCAGGACCGTGTATGGAGGTACCTATGCATTTTTGAAAAATTTCGCACCGGGTTTTGGTATAGAAACAACATTTGTTGATATCACCAAACCTAAAATGGTTGCCGAAGCTATTAATAAGAACACTAAAGTTATTTACTGTGAGAGTGTAAGCAATCCACTGCTGGAAATTGCAGATATGGAAGCATTATCCAAGATCTCGAAAAAAAACAACCTTAAACTGGTCGTGGATAATACTTTTTCACCACTGTCTATTAGTCCGGCAAAACTGGGTGCAGATGTGGTTATACATAGTTTAACAAAATTTATCAACGGTAGTAGTGATACTGTTGGTGGTGTGGTTTGTGGTACCAAGGACTTTATTAATGAACTCAGGAATGTGAATGATGGAGCGGCAATGCTATTAGGTCCTACCATGGACAGCCTTAGAGCGGCATCAATTCTTAAGAACCTTAGGACACTTCACATTAGGATGAAGCAACACAGCCGTAATGCCATGTACATCGCAGAAAAGTTTCAGCAGGATGGCTTTAAAACGGTTTATCCCGGGCTTTTATCACATCCCGGCCATGAAACTTTCAAAAGAATGATGAACGAAGATTATGGTTTTGGCGGCATGTTGACCGTGGATCTTGGTAGTCTCGACAAAGCTAATGCCCTTATGGAACTAATGCAGGAAAGAAATCTGGGCTATCTGGCAGTAAGCCTTGGATTCTATAAAACCTTATTCAGCGCTCCCGGGACTTCAACCTCTTCCGAAATTCCAGAAGAGGAACAAAAAGAAATGGGTTTAAGCGACGGGCTTATTAGATTTTCTATTGGTTTGGATAACGATATCGAGAGAACTTATAGCATGATGAAATCCTGTATGAAGGAAATTGGCGTTCTAAAATCTGAAATGGTCTAA
- a CDS encoding Lrp/AsnC family transcriptional regulator produces the protein MKIDELDKKILYYLQIDSKKTNKEISNDCGLSVTAVYERIKKLEREGVISKYVALIDPEMVDKKFMVLCQIKLVQHKKEILTRFEKEVTGLTEVIECLHVSGDYDYILKVLVKDMEAYREFMVTKLTTLNHIASTKSIFTINKVKQTTSIIL, from the coding sequence ATGAAAATAGACGAACTGGATAAAAAGATCTTATATTATCTTCAGATTGACAGCAAAAAAACCAACAAGGAAATATCCAATGACTGCGGGCTTTCTGTAACTGCGGTTTATGAAAGGATCAAAAAACTTGAAAGAGAAGGGGTGATCTCAAAATATGTGGCGCTTATAGATCCGGAAATGGTAGATAAAAAATTCATGGTATTATGCCAGATAAAACTGGTGCAACATAAAAAGGAAATACTTACCAGGTTTGAAAAAGAAGTCACGGGCTTAACAGAGGTAATAGAATGTCTACACGTGAGTGGAGATTACGATTATATTTTGAAAGTCCTGGTAAAGGATATGGAAGCCTACAGGGAATTCATGGTCACAAAATTAACAACGCTCAACCATATTGCGAGTACAAAAAGTATTTTCACTATTAATAAGGTGAAGCAAACCACCAGTATAATACTTTAA
- the lpdA gene encoding dihydrolipoyl dehydrogenase, whose protein sequence is MSKYDVAVIGSGPGGYVAAIRCAQLGMKTAIIEKYSTLGGTCLNVGCIPSKALLDSSHHYHDAIAHFEEHGIEIPGEVKLNLEKMMDRKASVVSQTCDGVKYLMDKNKIDVFEGVGSFKDKTHINIEKDGKTETIEAAKTIIATGSKPANLPFIELDKERVITSTEALKLKEVPKHMIVIGGGVIGLELGQVYRRLGAEVTVVEFLDRIIPTMDSALSKELQKVLKKQGVKFHTSTKVKSVERNGDEIIIKADDKKDKEIEIKGDYCLVSVGRKPFTDGLNAEAAGVELDDKGRVKVNDHLQTNVDNIYAIGDVVRGAMLAHKAEEEGTMVAELMAGQKPHINYNLIPGVVYTWPEVAAVGKTEEQLKEEGVKYKEGKFPMRALGRSRASGDIDGLVKILADEKTDEVLGVHMIGARTADLIAEAVTAMEFRASAEDIARMSHAHPTYAEAVKEAALAATENRALHI, encoded by the coding sequence ATGAGTAAATATGATGTTGCAGTTATTGGATCCGGGCCTGGTGGTTATGTTGCCGCTATTCGTTGTGCTCAATTAGGTATGAAAACTGCAATCATAGAAAAATATTCCACCCTGGGTGGAACTTGTTTAAATGTAGGTTGTATTCCAAGTAAGGCCCTTTTAGATTCTTCTCATCATTATCATGATGCAATTGCTCATTTTGAGGAGCATGGGATTGAAATTCCAGGCGAGGTGAAGCTGAATCTTGAAAAAATGATGGATCGTAAAGCATCTGTTGTTAGTCAGACTTGTGACGGTGTAAAATATCTAATGGATAAGAATAAGATCGATGTATTTGAAGGTGTTGGGTCTTTTAAAGATAAAACACATATCAACATCGAGAAGGATGGAAAGACTGAAACTATTGAAGCTGCAAAGACGATCATAGCTACGGGTTCTAAACCTGCAAACCTTCCGTTCATCGAACTTGATAAAGAGCGTGTGATCACTTCTACCGAAGCTCTTAAGCTTAAAGAAGTGCCAAAACACATGATCGTAATTGGTGGTGGCGTAATCGGTCTTGAACTTGGACAGGTTTATCGCCGTCTTGGTGCCGAGGTGACTGTAGTAGAATTTCTGGACAGGATAATTCCAACTATGGATTCTGCGCTTTCAAAAGAACTTCAAAAAGTATTGAAGAAACAAGGTGTGAAATTCCATACCAGTACCAAGGTGAAGTCTGTTGAGCGCAATGGTGATGAGATCATCATTAAGGCAGATGATAAAAAGGACAAGGAAATAGAGATAAAAGGTGATTATTGTCTTGTTTCTGTAGGTCGTAAACCTTTTACAGATGGACTTAATGCTGAAGCAGCAGGAGTGGAGCTGGATGATAAAGGAAGAGTAAAAGTGAACGATCATCTTCAAACCAATGTAGATAATATCTATGCTATTGGTGATGTGGTTCGTGGAGCTATGCTTGCACATAAAGCTGAAGAAGAAGGGACTATGGTTGCTGAATTGATGGCAGGGCAGAAACCTCACATTAATTATAACCTTATTCCTGGTGTAGTATATACCTGGCCTGAAGTTGCTGCGGTTGGTAAAACCGAAGAGCAATTGAAGGAAGAAGGTGTAAAGTATAAAGAAGGGAAATTCCCAATGCGAGCACTTGGACGTTCCAGAGCTAGTGGAGACATTGACGGGCTTGTTAAGATCCTTGCAGACGAAAAGACCGATGAGGTACTTGGAGTGCATATGATAGGTGCAAGAACGGCTGATTTAATTGCTGAAGCAGTGACGGCTATGGAGTTCAGAGCCTCTGCAGAGGATATCGCAAGAATGAGTCATGCTCACCCAACTTATGCTGAAGCTGTGAAGGAAGCTGCATTAGCCGCTACCGAAAACAGAGCTCTGCATATCTAA
- a CDS encoding DEAD/DEAH box helicase produces MSFQDLNLNTPLRNALEDLDFQSPTPIQEQAFPAIMSGRDVVGIAQTGTGKTFAYLLPLLRMLKYSEQKNPRILILVPTRELVVQVVEEIEKLAKYINLRVSGVYGGVNINTQHQSLMQGQDIVVATPRRLYDLVLRRAIQFKSIQKLVIDEVDVMLDLGFKFQVNNILELLPSNRQSIMFSATMTEIVETMIDANFKSPEKISVAVSGTPLENIEQRGYKLPNFNTKANLLKYLLSDKETYNKVLIFVGDKRLADRLYEILSKKFPQESSLVHTGKSQNYRLKSVNDFDEGHSRILIATDVMARGLDLDKVSHAVNFDTPNYAENYMHRIGRTGRAERKGISLLLTTPKEEEFLENIESLMEMEVKQYDLPAEVEISNELIPEEKPRAIEINNPNSAADEAGPAFHEKKEKNKKVNLGGSYRREIAKKYKKPKTRGDKHANRNKKKR; encoded by the coding sequence TTGAGCTTTCAGGATCTAAATTTAAATACCCCTTTACGCAACGCTTTGGAGGATCTGGATTTCCAGTCTCCTACTCCAATACAGGAACAGGCATTTCCGGCAATCATGTCTGGAAGAGATGTTGTGGGTATAGCACAGACAGGGACAGGTAAGACTTTTGCCTATCTTCTTCCATTACTTAGAATGCTGAAATATTCAGAGCAAAAAAATCCTCGTATACTTATTTTAGTCCCAACCCGTGAACTTGTTGTTCAGGTCGTGGAAGAGATTGAAAAACTTGCTAAGTATATCAATTTAAGGGTTTCAGGAGTTTATGGAGGCGTGAATATCAATACTCAGCATCAAAGCCTTATGCAGGGTCAGGATATTGTTGTTGCGACTCCACGAAGGCTTTATGATCTGGTTCTAAGAAGAGCTATCCAATTTAAATCTATTCAAAAACTGGTAATAGATGAAGTGGATGTTATGTTGGACCTTGGATTTAAATTTCAGGTAAATAACATACTTGAGCTACTTCCGTCCAACAGACAAAGCATTATGTTTTCTGCAACCATGACAGAGATCGTAGAGACCATGATCGATGCGAATTTTAAATCTCCGGAAAAGATCTCGGTTGCCGTAAGTGGTACGCCGCTAGAAAATATTGAGCAAAGAGGCTATAAGTTACCTAACTTCAACACTAAAGCTAACCTCTTAAAATACCTGTTATCTGATAAGGAAACCTATAATAAGGTATTGATCTTTGTTGGAGACAAACGTTTGGCAGACCGCTTATATGAGATCCTGTCTAAAAAATTTCCGCAGGAGTCCAGTCTGGTTCACACCGGAAAAAGCCAGAATTACAGGCTGAAGAGTGTAAACGATTTTGATGAGGGTCACTCCAGGATCCTTATAGCTACAGATGTTATGGCTCGTGGACTTGATCTTGACAAGGTATCGCATGCGGTTAATTTTGACACTCCGAATTATGCTGAGAACTATATGCATAGAATTGGTAGAACCGGACGTGCAGAAAGAAAAGGTATTTCACTTTTACTTACGACCCCGAAAGAGGAAGAATTCCTTGAAAACATAGAGAGCTTAATGGAAATGGAAGTTAAGCAATACGATCTTCCGGCAGAAGTTGAGATCTCGAACGAACTGATCCCTGAAGAAAAACCGAGAGCGATTGAAATAAACAATCCAAATTCTGCTGCAGATGAAGCTGGACCGGCCTTTCATGAGAAAAAAGAAAAAAATAAAAAGGTTAATCTAGGTGGTTCCTACAGAAGAGAGATCGCTAAAAAATATAAAAAGCCTAAAACACGTGGCGATAAACACGCTAATAGAAATAAAAAGAAGAGATAA
- a CDS encoding aldose 1-epimerase family protein: MYTIENDHLKIEVHEKGAELCSILNKKNNLEYIWQADPAIWGSSAPNLFPVIGVLKDGFFKFEGERYEMPKHGLIRNNPQIHLKERSQNQLVFEYIYSTETLKLYPFKFNFKIAFTLREQKLEVSHHIINLDSREMLFSLGGHPAFNIQHLEGEKISDYFLEFDHELSLNTFPLNEAGLVKNEAQPFTENDTKLWLTKNIFDHDALIFKNIASKKVSLNSKKYGKWLSLTYSDFKNLGVWAKPGAPYVCIEPWLGIADTEDTDQNFKNKEGLLSLSPAGEYTAEYTIEIH; this comes from the coding sequence GTGTATACTATAGAGAACGATCACCTTAAAATTGAGGTTCACGAAAAAGGAGCAGAACTTTGCAGCATATTAAATAAAAAAAACAATCTTGAATATATCTGGCAGGCAGATCCTGCGATCTGGGGAAGCAGTGCACCCAATCTTTTCCCGGTAATAGGCGTTCTAAAAGACGGATTTTTCAAGTTTGAAGGCGAAAGGTATGAGATGCCAAAACATGGCTTGATAAGGAATAATCCCCAAATACATTTAAAAGAACGCAGCCAAAATCAGTTGGTTTTTGAATACATCTATTCTACAGAGACCTTAAAACTATATCCGTTCAAATTTAACTTTAAAATTGCATTTACACTTCGGGAACAAAAACTTGAGGTTAGCCATCATATCATAAATTTGGATTCTCGTGAGATGTTATTTTCACTAGGTGGTCATCCAGCATTTAATATTCAGCACCTGGAAGGAGAAAAGATTTCCGATTATTTTCTGGAATTTGACCACGAATTAAGCCTAAACACTTTTCCCTTAAACGAAGCAGGTCTGGTAAAAAATGAAGCTCAGCCATTCACCGAAAACGATACGAAACTCTGGCTCACTAAAAATATATTTGATCATGATGCTTTGATATTTAAAAATATAGCCTCAAAAAAAGTAAGTCTGAATAGTAAAAAATATGGCAAGTGGTTAAGCTTAACTTATTCCGATTTCAAAAATCTTGGAGTTTGGGCTAAACCGGGAGCTCCATATGTTTGTATTGAACCTTGGCTAGGAATTGCAGATACGGAGGACACAGATCAGAACTTTAAAAATAAGGAAGGACTTTTAAGTCTTTCTCCTGCAGGAGAATATACCGCCGAATATACGATCGAGATTCATTAG
- a CDS encoding NADPH-dependent FMN reductase, translated as MKNVLAFTGSNSSTSINQKLLDHISNRLNGHEVKRIKLTDFPLPIFSEDIEKNEGIPDNVKQLNQTIKAHDALLVAVNEHNGASSAFFKNTIDWLSRNERNFLEGKKILLFSTSPGARGAKTSLEYTKNIFGRFGGEVIESFSFPSFKDNFQDGKIVNEVLDMGIEDVLTTFAHQIEN; from the coding sequence ATGAAAAATGTTCTTGCGTTCACAGGTTCAAACAGCAGTACCTCTATCAATCAAAAATTATTAGATCATATTTCTAACAGGCTTAATGGCCATGAAGTAAAAAGGATAAAACTCACCGATTTTCCATTACCTATCTTTAGTGAGGATATAGAGAAAAATGAAGGGATACCTGATAATGTAAAACAATTGAATCAAACCATAAAAGCACATGATGCACTTCTGGTCGCAGTTAATGAGCACAATGGGGCTTCATCAGCCTTCTTTAAGAATACAATAGACTGGTTATCCAGAAATGAGCGTAATTTTCTGGAAGGCAAGAAGATCCTTTTATTTAGTACTTCTCCCGGAGCCCGAGGCGCTAAAACCTCCCTTGAGTACACAAAGAATATCTTTGGTCGCTTTGGAGGGGAGGTAATCGAGAGTTTTAGTTTCCCTTCCTTTAAGGACAATTTTCAGGATGGTAAGATAGTTAACGAAGTTCTGGATATGGGAATTGAAGATGTGCTTACTACCTTTGCACATCAAATTGAAAATTAA
- the pabB gene encoding aminodeoxychorismate synthase component I, giving the protein MRTSKFFRVEDARKFKKQLQLWSGQFTEIIWLDTNEYDLKTGEYEAILAVEAFTAIRTDHENAFDKLKEYQETTADWIFGYLSYDLKNDVEDLSSRNFDGLNFPELYFFQPQKLILVKDDQIEFQYLKMVDDEIDDDFKTIGSLKSEFSKADTAVKVTPRISKEEYLKKIEIMLEHIHRGDIYEANFCQEFYAENVELNALDIYNALNKISTPPFAAYLKLENFNLISASPERYLKKKGNLLTTEPIKGTARRSDDPVEDQKIADELATDPKEQSENVMIVDLVRNDLSRIANKGSVKVDELCKVYSFRQVHQLISRVTAELSDGIPPVEALRASFPMGSMTGAPKISAMKIIEELEESKRGLYSGAVGYFSPNGDFDFNVVIRSILYNSDNSYLSFSVGGAITSKSIPENEYEECMLKAKAMREVLSDI; this is encoded by the coding sequence GTGCGCACATCAAAATTCTTTAGGGTCGAAGATGCCCGAAAATTTAAAAAGCAATTACAATTATGGTCTGGTCAGTTCACTGAGATCATCTGGCTGGACACCAATGAATATGATCTTAAGACAGGTGAATATGAAGCTATTCTCGCTGTAGAAGCTTTTACTGCAATTAGAACAGATCATGAAAATGCTTTCGATAAACTTAAAGAATATCAGGAAACCACTGCCGATTGGATCTTCGGATATTTAAGTTATGACCTTAAAAATGATGTGGAAGATCTTAGTTCCAGAAATTTTGATGGTCTCAATTTTCCTGAATTATATTTTTTTCAACCTCAAAAACTTATTCTGGTAAAAGATGATCAGATAGAGTTTCAGTACTTGAAAATGGTAGATGATGAAATTGATGATGATTTTAAAACGATCGGTTCATTAAAATCTGAGTTTTCAAAAGCAGATACAGCTGTAAAAGTTACTCCAAGGATTTCTAAAGAAGAATATCTTAAGAAAATAGAAATTATGCTAGAGCATATCCATCGAGGGGATATTTATGAAGCTAATTTTTGTCAGGAATTTTATGCTGAGAATGTTGAACTTAATGCTTTGGATATCTATAATGCGCTAAATAAGATTTCAACTCCACCTTTTGCCGCATATTTAAAACTTGAAAATTTTAACCTTATCTCAGCTTCGCCTGAGCGATACCTTAAAAAGAAGGGAAATCTGCTTACAACCGAACCTATTAAGGGAACAGCCAGAAGATCTGATGACCCTGTGGAAGATCAGAAAATCGCCGATGAGCTGGCAACAGACCCTAAAGAACAATCTGAAAATGTCATGATCGTGGATCTGGTAAGAAACGATCTTTCCAGAATTGCAAATAAAGGTAGTGTAAAGGTTGATGAACTTTGTAAGGTTTATAGTTTTCGTCAGGTTCACCAATTGATCTCCAGAGTCACGGCAGAACTTTCAGACGGCATTCCCCCGGTGGAAGCACTGCGAGCGAGTTTTCCAATGGGAAGCATGACAGGAGCTCCAAAGATCTCGGCAATGAAGATCATCGAGGAGCTCGAAGAATCGAAAAGAGGCTTATATAGTGGGGCAGTGGGGTATTTCTCCCCCAATGGCGATTTCGATTTTAATGTAGTTATTAGAAGCATTCTTTATAATTCTGATAATTCATATCTATCCTTTTCAGTAGGTGGTGCAATTACCTCAAAATCAATTCCCGAAAATGAATATGAGGAATGTATGCTTAAAGCTAAGGCTATGCGTGAGGTTTTAAGCGATATTTAA
- the tilS gene encoding tRNA lysidine(34) synthetase TilS gives MEKSFKNLVKSKFPFFCGSKLLLAVSGGVDSMSLVHLCKSAKLDFSIAHCNFNLRGDESDADEKFVVEIGESLGVEVYTQSFNTEKYAEDHKLSTQMAARKLRYEWFDELKNSLHFEYILTAHHADDNLETFLINLIRGTGPEGLTGIKAENKNIIRPLLHYRRVDIEEFANSKGIKWREDSSNASDKYMRNKIRHHIIPVMKDINPQLLEGFADTQSHLRENLDLVDDYISLLYPKLVEKDNYGYSLNIEFLKKIPHPKQVLYQLLKSFGFREWNDVYDLLDAQSGKIVYSETHRLIKDRSKLLLTELNDSSAIQEFKLEEGDNLVMLPDLGTFQISEVSEMDNIDKSTIYVPKRKLKYPLVLRKWQKGDFFYPFGMRGKKKLSDFFKDEKFSLPQKENTWILCSGENIVWIVNHRADDRFAIDKTDKEILKISIT, from the coding sequence ATGGAAAAATCCTTTAAAAATCTTGTCAAGTCAAAATTTCCTTTTTTCTGCGGCAGCAAATTATTGCTTGCTGTAAGTGGAGGTGTAGATAGTATGTCTTTAGTGCATCTATGTAAATCGGCAAAACTGGATTTTTCCATTGCTCACTGTAATTTCAATTTACGCGGTGATGAAAGTGATGCAGATGAAAAATTCGTTGTAGAGATCGGCGAAAGTCTTGGAGTAGAAGTCTACACTCAAAGTTTTAATACCGAAAAGTATGCTGAAGATCATAAGCTCTCTACGCAGATGGCGGCAAGAAAACTTCGCTACGAATGGTTTGATGAATTAAAGAATTCTCTTCATTTTGAATACATACTTACGGCCCATCATGCCGATGATAACCTTGAAACATTTTTAATAAACCTTATTCGTGGCACCGGACCTGAGGGTCTAACCGGAATAAAAGCTGAAAATAAGAATATTATCAGGCCTCTGCTTCACTATAGAAGGGTGGATATCGAGGAGTTTGCCAATTCCAAAGGGATCAAATGGCGTGAAGATAGCAGCAATGCTTCAGATAAATATATGCGCAATAAAATAAGGCATCATATTATACCTGTGATGAAGGATATAAATCCTCAGCTGCTCGAAGGCTTCGCAGATACTCAGAGTCATTTAAGGGAAAACCTGGATCTGGTGGATGATTATATCAGTTTGTTATATCCAAAATTGGTTGAAAAGGATAATTATGGTTATTCTCTGAATATCGAATTCCTGAAAAAGATCCCTCATCCAAAACAAGTTTTATATCAACTCTTAAAATCATTTGGTTTTAGGGAATGGAACGATGTTTATGACTTATTAGATGCTCAGTCCGGAAAAATTGTGTATTCAGAAACGCACAGGCTCATTAAAGACCGAAGCAAGTTACTTTTAACCGAATTAAATGATAGTTCGGCAATTCAGGAGTTTAAACTTGAAGAAGGCGATAATCTGGTAATGTTACCTGATCTTGGAACTTTTCAGATCAGTGAAGTGAGTGAAATGGACAATATAGACAAAAGCACTATCTATGTTCCTAAGCGCAAGCTAAAATATCCTTTAGTGCTTAGAAAATGGCAAAAGGGTGATTTCTTTTATCCTTTTGGAATGCGAGGCAAAAAGAAATTAAGCGATTTCTTTAAAGATGAAAAGTTCTCTCTTCCACAAAAGGAAAATACCTGGATCCTGTGTTCTGGAGAAAATATCGTGTGGATTGTAAATCACAGAGCCGATGATCGCTTCGCGATAGATAAAACAGATAAGGAGATCCTGAAGATTTCTATCACCTAA
- a CDS encoding CocE/NonD family hydrolase produces MKNLKFLFLPFLIFFVHSSVLSQATEDFEVKEHYNKMEVDIPMRDGIKLHTTIYSPKDTSKEYPILMQRTPYSSRPYGEDQFRSKIGPNELLMKQGNIIVYQDVRGRWMSEGKYDNMRAYIPNKKGNEVDEASDTYDTIEWLINNLDNNNGKVGTWGISYPGFYATYSLLSEHPALKAASPQASIGDFFFDDFHHNGAYLLSYWRATSVFGYQKEKPVDTAWYSFPDLGTEDQYQFFLDAGPLSNLDKYYKEDNEFWQQLKEHPNYDEFWRSRGIVQHLKNIKPAVMIVGGLFDAEDLYGPFAIYKSIEENSDNYNSIVFGPWSHGDWARESGRQAVGNVYFGDSISSHFQKDYETEFFNHFLKGNVEAKPELAEAHMYDTGLRTWNNYSEWPPKNTRTRTFYLGDDQKLTSQASDNKEEFISDPEKPVSYNDEIKMVFTPREYMTGDQRFAARRPDVLVFETEVLEEDLKIVGPIEAILKVATTGSAADWVVKVIDVYPHDAENYEETMPHLKMSNYHMMVRSEVMRGRFRNGFDKPEAFEPNKKTEVNIKLQGINHTFKKGHKLQVQIQSTWFPLIDLNPQTYVDNIFKAEKSDFKKQTHTVYGDSALKFSVLEE; encoded by the coding sequence ATGAAAAACCTCAAATTTCTATTCCTTCCATTTTTAATATTCTTCGTGCACAGCTCTGTATTATCACAGGCCACTGAAGACTTTGAAGTCAAAGAGCATTATAATAAAATGGAAGTGGATATTCCCATGCGAGATGGAATTAAGCTTCATACCACCATCTACAGTCCTAAGGATACTTCAAAAGAATATCCAATCTTAATGCAACGTACGCCCTATAGTTCAAGGCCTTATGGAGAAGATCAGTTCAGATCAAAAATAGGTCCCAATGAGTTGCTGATGAAACAGGGCAATATTATAGTTTATCAGGATGTAAGAGGTAGATGGATGAGTGAAGGTAAATACGATAATATGCGTGCTTATATACCTAATAAAAAGGGTAATGAGGTAGATGAAGCCAGTGATACTTATGATACCATAGAATGGCTTATAAATAACCTTGATAATAATAATGGTAAGGTTGGTACCTGGGGAATTTCTTATCCCGGTTTTTATGCGACCTATTCGCTTTTAAGTGAACACCCGGCTCTTAAAGCCGCATCGCCTCAGGCAAGTATAGGGGATTTCTTTTTTGATGATTTCCACCATAATGGCGCCTATCTGCTAAGTTACTGGAGAGCGACTTCTGTATTTGGATATCAAAAGGAGAAACCGGTAGATACCGCATGGTATAGCTTCCCGGATCTGGGCACTGAAGATCAGTATCAGTTTTTTCTGGACGCAGGCCCTCTGAGCAATCTGGATAAATATTATAAAGAGGATAATGAATTCTGGCAACAGCTGAAAGAGCATCCAAATTATGATGAATTCTGGAGATCCCGCGGAATCGTTCAGCATTTAAAAAATATTAAACCTGCCGTAATGATCGTTGGCGGTTTATTTGATGCAGAAGATCTTTATGGACCCTTTGCAATCTATAAAAGTATTGAGGAGAACAGTGATAACTATAATAGTATAGTATTTGGACCTTGGAGTCATGGCGACTGGGCAAGAGAATCCGGAAGACAGGCTGTGGGGAATGTATATTTTGGAGATAGCATAAGCTCTCATTTTCAAAAAGATTATGAAACTGAATTCTTCAATCATTTTCTAAAAGGTAATGTTGAAGCAAAGCCGGAGTTGGCAGAAGCACATATGTATGACACAGGATTGCGCACCTGGAATAACTATTCAGAATGGCCTCCAAAAAATACCCGTACCAGGACTTTTTACTTAGGAGACGATCAGAAGTTAACTTCGCAGGCATCAGATAATAAGGAAGAGTTTATAAGTGACCCCGAAAAACCGGTTTCTTATAATGATGAGATCAAGATGGTTTTTACACCACGTGAATATATGACGGGTGACCAGCGATTTGCCGCGAGACGTCCTGATGTTCTGGTTTTTGAAACTGAAGTTTTAGAAGAAGACCTAAAGATCGTTGGACCTATTGAAGCCATTTTGAAAGTTGCTACAACAGGTTCGGCTGCAGACTGGGTGGTCAAGGTGATAGACGTTTATCCTCACGATGCTGAGAATTATGAGGAAACCATGCCACATCTTAAAATGAGCAATTACCATATGATGGTGAGAAGTGAAGTGATGAGAGGGAGATTTAGAAATGGTTTTGATAAGCCAGAAGCTTTCGAGCCTAATAAGAAAACAGAAGTGAATATTAAATTACAGGGGATCAACCATACCTTTAAAAAAGGTCATAAGCTACAGGTTCAGATACAAAGCACCTGGTTCCCGCTTATAGATCTAAATCCTCAAACTTATGTGGATAATATATTTAAGGCCGAGAAATCTGACTTTAAAAAGCAAACACATACGGTTTATGGAGACTCTGCTTTAAAATTTTCAGTGTTAGAAGAATAG